One Vigna unguiculata cultivar IT97K-499-35 chromosome 11, ASM411807v1, whole genome shotgun sequence DNA window includes the following coding sequences:
- the LOC114168544 gene encoding protein NUCLEAR FUSION DEFECTIVE 6, chloroplastic/mitochondrial-like isoform X3 translates to MSSTAARLIVRSCSAGRSAFRVASEAKTARSPFRIASNKPLSQSTIRLPVELSSCVVSMMPYHTATASALMNSMLSISSRTSAWIPEGS, encoded by the exons ATGTCATCCACCGCCGCCAGATTGATAGTTCGATCATGCTCCGCCGGCCGTTCGGCGTTTCGCGTCGCGTCGGAAGCGAAAACGGCTCGTTCTCCGTTTCGCATCGCGTCCAATAAACCACTCTCGCAGTCCACTATCAG GTTGCCTGTAGAGTTGAGTTCGTGTGTAGTATCGATGATGCCGTACCACACGGCCACGGCTTCTGCGCTCATGAATTCTATGCTTTCAATTTCAAGCCGCACGTCCGCTTGGATTCCCGAAG GTAGCTAG
- the LOC114168544 gene encoding protein NUCLEAR FUSION DEFECTIVE 6, chloroplastic/mitochondrial-like isoform X4: protein MSSTAARLIVRSCSAGRSAFRVASEAKTARSPFRIASNKPLSQSTIRLPVELSSCVVSMMPYHTATASALMNSMLSISSRTSAWIPEGL, encoded by the exons ATGTCATCCACCGCCGCCAGATTGATAGTTCGATCATGCTCCGCCGGCCGTTCGGCGTTTCGCGTCGCGTCGGAAGCGAAAACGGCTCGTTCTCCGTTTCGCATCGCGTCCAATAAACCACTCTCGCAGTCCACTATCAG GTTGCCTGTAGAGTTGAGTTCGTGTGTAGTATCGATGATGCCGTACCACACGGCCACGGCTTCTGCGCTCATGAATTCTATGCTTTCAATTTCAAGCCGCACGTCCGCTTGGATTCCCGAAG GTCTGTGA
- the LOC114168544 gene encoding protein NUCLEAR FUSION DEFECTIVE 6, chloroplastic/mitochondrial-like isoform X2 — MSSTAARLIVRSCSAGRSAFRVASEAKTARSPFRIASNKPLSQSTIRLPVELSSCVVSMMPYHTATASALMNSMLSISSRTSAWIPEGQKQTT, encoded by the exons ATGTCATCCACCGCCGCCAGATTGATAGTTCGATCATGCTCCGCCGGCCGTTCGGCGTTTCGCGTCGCGTCGGAAGCGAAAACGGCTCGTTCTCCGTTTCGCATCGCGTCCAATAAACCACTCTCGCAGTCCACTATCAG GTTGCCTGTAGAGTTGAGTTCGTGTGTAGTATCGATGATGCCGTACCACACGGCCACGGCTTCTGCGCTCATGAATTCTATGCTTTCAATTTCAAGCCGCACGTCCGCTTGGATTCCCGAAG GCCAAAAGCAGACTACTTGA
- the LOC114168544 gene encoding protein NUCLEAR FUSION DEFECTIVE 6, chloroplastic/mitochondrial-like isoform X1, translated as MSSTAARLIVRSCSAGRSAFRVASEAKTARSPFRIASNKPLSQSTIRLPVELSSCVVSMMPYHTATASALMNSMLSISSRTSAWIPEDCNDDV; from the exons ATGTCATCCACCGCCGCCAGATTGATAGTTCGATCATGCTCCGCCGGCCGTTCGGCGTTTCGCGTCGCGTCGGAAGCGAAAACGGCTCGTTCTCCGTTTCGCATCGCGTCCAATAAACCACTCTCGCAGTCCACTATCAG GTTGCCTGTAGAGTTGAGTTCGTGTGTAGTATCGATGATGCCGTACCACACGGCCACGGCTTCTGCGCTCATGAATTCTATGCTTTCAATTTCAAGCCGCACGTCCGCTTGGATTCCCGAAG ATTGCAATGATGATGTTTGA
- the LOC114169759 gene encoding mitochondrial metalloendopeptidase OMA1-like isoform X2, whose protein sequence is MPQNPTFRHSFRSCKSWYLNSGSKGAIFNGFSSWRSISQRLGAKGVVGVNGNFHNLFPLGAKRLYCIDPYNVQHFKPRGLRHWFKNSRNVFVVMVGSGVLITVYFGNLETVPCTNRTHLILLSKEFERRLGEHGFEKVKVNFNGNILPPIHPQSVRVTMIAREIVDALHRGLRKDKMLNDLGYTSEHTMLVEGDGRETLSGLVGNEEKVERSWHEGDKILDEKKCWKYDQERWSKASTSHLDGLNWEILIVNEPVVNAFCLPGGKIVVFSGLFEHFQSDAEIATIIGHEVGHAVARHSAEGITKKFSFGILQLILYQLVMPDIVNIVSSIFFHLPFSRRMEIEADYIGMLLIASAGYDPRVAPGVYEKLGNIGGDSTGMDYLSTHPPGIQRAEFLAQPNIMEEALSIYRDVREGRRVQAFL, encoded by the exons ATGCCTCAGAATCCAACTTTTCGGCATAGTTTTAGGAGTTGCAAATCTTGGTATTTGAATTCAGGTTCAAAAGGGGCTATTTTTAATGGGTTCTCTTCATGGCGTTCGATTTCTCAGAGACTGGGGGCAAAAGGTGTTGTTGGAGTTAATGGTAACTTTCACAATCTCTTTCCTTTGGGGGCTAAGAGACTTTACTGTATTGATCCATATAATGTGCAACATTTCAAGCCAAGGGGACTAAGGCATTGGTTTAAGAATTCTAGAAATGTTTTTGTTGTGATGGTTGGTTCAGGGGTTTTAATCACTGTCTATTTTGGGAACTTGGAAACGGTTCCTTGTACAAACAGAACCCATTTGATTCTGTTGTCAAAAGAATTTGAGAGGAGGCTAGGTGAGCACGGGTTTGAAAAAGTTAAAGTCAATTTTAACGGGAACATATTGCCTCCAATACATCCTCAAAGTGTGAGGGTGACAATGATAGCTAGGGAAATAGTTGATGCATTACACAGAGGGTTGAGAAAGGATAAGATGTTGAATGATTTGGGGTATACATCAGAGCATACTATGCTGGTTGAAGGAGATGGAAGGGAGACATTGAGTGGATTGGTTGGTAATGAAGAGAAAGTTGAAAGGAGTTGGCACGAGGGGGATAAGATTCTTGATGAGAAAAAATGCTGGAAATATGATCAGGAAAGATGGTCAAAAGCTAGTACCTCACATTTGGATGGATTGAATTGGGAAATTTTGATTGTAAATGAGCCAGTTGTTAATGCCTTCTGCTTACCTGGTGGGAAGATAGTTGTGTTTTCTGGTTTGTTTGAGCATTTTCAAAGTGATGCAGAGATAGCAACTATTATAGGGCACGAG GTTGGGCATGCTGTTGCAAGACACAGTGCTGAGGGGATTACAAAGAAGTTTTCGTTTGGTATTCTACAATTGATACTTTATCAGCTTGTCATGCCTGATATTGTCAACATAGTGTCATCCATTTTCTTCCACCTACCTTTCTCCAGGCG GATGGAAATAGAAGCTGATTACATTGGGATGCTGCTAATTGCATCAGCAGGGTATGATCCCCGGGTGGCACCTGGAGTGTATGAAAAGTTGGGAAACATTGGTGGTGATTCTACCGGAATGGATTATCTCTCTACTCACCCGCCTGGTATACAAAGAGCAGAATTTCTGGCACAACCTAACATAATGGAAGAAGCGCTTAGCATATATAGAGATGTAAGAGAAGGACGTAGGGTTCAAGCTTTTCTTTAG
- the LOC114169759 gene encoding mitochondrial metalloendopeptidase OMA1-like isoform X1, translating into MGCYRRGALDHLRILASRFMPQNPTFRHSFRSCKSWYLNSGSKGAIFNGFSSWRSISQRLGAKGVVGVNGNFHNLFPLGAKRLYCIDPYNVQHFKPRGLRHWFKNSRNVFVVMVGSGVLITVYFGNLETVPCTNRTHLILLSKEFERRLGEHGFEKVKVNFNGNILPPIHPQSVRVTMIAREIVDALHRGLRKDKMLNDLGYTSEHTMLVEGDGRETLSGLVGNEEKVERSWHEGDKILDEKKCWKYDQERWSKASTSHLDGLNWEILIVNEPVVNAFCLPGGKIVVFSGLFEHFQSDAEIATIIGHEVGHAVARHSAEGITKKFSFGILQLILYQLVMPDIVNIVSSIFFHLPFSRRMEIEADYIGMLLIASAGYDPRVAPGVYEKLGNIGGDSTGMDYLSTHPPGIQRAEFLAQPNIMEEALSIYRDVREGRRVQAFL; encoded by the exons ATGGGGTGCTACAGAAGGGGAGCTCTTGATCACCTTCGCATCTTGGCTTCGAGATTTATGCCTCAGAATCCAACTTTTCGGCATAGTTTTAGGAGTTGCAAATCTTGGTATTTGAATTCAGGTTCAAAAGGGGCTATTTTTAATGGGTTCTCTTCATGGCGTTCGATTTCTCAGAGACTGGGGGCAAAAGGTGTTGTTGGAGTTAATGGTAACTTTCACAATCTCTTTCCTTTGGGGGCTAAGAGACTTTACTGTATTGATCCATATAATGTGCAACATTTCAAGCCAAGGGGACTAAGGCATTGGTTTAAGAATTCTAGAAATGTTTTTGTTGTGATGGTTGGTTCAGGGGTTTTAATCACTGTCTATTTTGGGAACTTGGAAACGGTTCCTTGTACAAACAGAACCCATTTGATTCTGTTGTCAAAAGAATTTGAGAGGAGGCTAGGTGAGCACGGGTTTGAAAAAGTTAAAGTCAATTTTAACGGGAACATATTGCCTCCAATACATCCTCAAAGTGTGAGGGTGACAATGATAGCTAGGGAAATAGTTGATGCATTACACAGAGGGTTGAGAAAGGATAAGATGTTGAATGATTTGGGGTATACATCAGAGCATACTATGCTGGTTGAAGGAGATGGAAGGGAGACATTGAGTGGATTGGTTGGTAATGAAGAGAAAGTTGAAAGGAGTTGGCACGAGGGGGATAAGATTCTTGATGAGAAAAAATGCTGGAAATATGATCAGGAAAGATGGTCAAAAGCTAGTACCTCACATTTGGATGGATTGAATTGGGAAATTTTGATTGTAAATGAGCCAGTTGTTAATGCCTTCTGCTTACCTGGTGGGAAGATAGTTGTGTTTTCTGGTTTGTTTGAGCATTTTCAAAGTGATGCAGAGATAGCAACTATTATAGGGCACGAG GTTGGGCATGCTGTTGCAAGACACAGTGCTGAGGGGATTACAAAGAAGTTTTCGTTTGGTATTCTACAATTGATACTTTATCAGCTTGTCATGCCTGATATTGTCAACATAGTGTCATCCATTTTCTTCCACCTACCTTTCTCCAGGCG GATGGAAATAGAAGCTGATTACATTGGGATGCTGCTAATTGCATCAGCAGGGTATGATCCCCGGGTGGCACCTGGAGTGTATGAAAAGTTGGGAAACATTGGTGGTGATTCTACCGGAATGGATTATCTCTCTACTCACCCGCCTGGTATACAAAGAGCAGAATTTCTGGCACAACCTAACATAATGGAAGAAGCGCTTAGCATATATAGAGATGTAAGAGAAGGACGTAGGGTTCAAGCTTTTCTTTAG
- the LOC114169759 gene encoding mitochondrial metalloendopeptidase OMA1-like isoform X3 encodes MGCYRRGALDHLRILASRFMPQNPTFRHSFRSCKSWYLNSGSKGAIFNGFSSWRSISQRLGAKGVVGVNGNFHNLFPLGAKRLYCIDPYNVQHFKPRGLRHWFKNSRNVFVVMVGSGVLITVYFGNLETVPCTNRTHLILLSKEFERRLGEHGFEKVKVNFNGNILPPIHPQSVRVTMIAREIVDALHRGLRKDKMLNDLGYTSEHTMLVEGDGRETLSGLVGNEEKVERSWHEGDKILDEKKCWKYDQERWSKASTSHLDGLNWEILIVNEPVVNAFCLPGGKIVVFSGLFEHFQSDAEIATIIGHEVGHAVARHSAEGITKKFSFGILQLILYQLVMPDIVNIVSSIFFHLPFSRRS; translated from the exons ATGGGGTGCTACAGAAGGGGAGCTCTTGATCACCTTCGCATCTTGGCTTCGAGATTTATGCCTCAGAATCCAACTTTTCGGCATAGTTTTAGGAGTTGCAAATCTTGGTATTTGAATTCAGGTTCAAAAGGGGCTATTTTTAATGGGTTCTCTTCATGGCGTTCGATTTCTCAGAGACTGGGGGCAAAAGGTGTTGTTGGAGTTAATGGTAACTTTCACAATCTCTTTCCTTTGGGGGCTAAGAGACTTTACTGTATTGATCCATATAATGTGCAACATTTCAAGCCAAGGGGACTAAGGCATTGGTTTAAGAATTCTAGAAATGTTTTTGTTGTGATGGTTGGTTCAGGGGTTTTAATCACTGTCTATTTTGGGAACTTGGAAACGGTTCCTTGTACAAACAGAACCCATTTGATTCTGTTGTCAAAAGAATTTGAGAGGAGGCTAGGTGAGCACGGGTTTGAAAAAGTTAAAGTCAATTTTAACGGGAACATATTGCCTCCAATACATCCTCAAAGTGTGAGGGTGACAATGATAGCTAGGGAAATAGTTGATGCATTACACAGAGGGTTGAGAAAGGATAAGATGTTGAATGATTTGGGGTATACATCAGAGCATACTATGCTGGTTGAAGGAGATGGAAGGGAGACATTGAGTGGATTGGTTGGTAATGAAGAGAAAGTTGAAAGGAGTTGGCACGAGGGGGATAAGATTCTTGATGAGAAAAAATGCTGGAAATATGATCAGGAAAGATGGTCAAAAGCTAGTACCTCACATTTGGATGGATTGAATTGGGAAATTTTGATTGTAAATGAGCCAGTTGTTAATGCCTTCTGCTTACCTGGTGGGAAGATAGTTGTGTTTTCTGGTTTGTTTGAGCATTTTCAAAGTGATGCAGAGATAGCAACTATTATAGGGCACGAG GTTGGGCATGCTGTTGCAAGACACAGTGCTGAGGGGATTACAAAGAAGTTTTCGTTTGGTATTCTACAATTGATACTTTATCAGCTTGTCATGCCTGATATTGTCAACATAGTGTCATCCATTTTCTTCCACCTACCTTTCTCCAGGCG AAGCTGA
- the LOC114168197 gene encoding protein Mpv17 → MDAIGSGCWGLWKWNPLPQSRRRRVRRNSGSAGATGGGGYRFPVKQAVTAASLALTGDTIAQLSNRWKKAKEGGDNISQDELWSHLSDHDWLRALRMTSYGFLLYGPGSYAWYQSLDHFLPKPTVQNLMLKVLLNQIVLGPCVIAVVFAWNNLWQRRLSELPEKYRRDALPTLLYGFRFWIPVSVLNFWVVPLQTRVAFMSMGSIFWNFYLSSTMTK, encoded by the exons ATGGACGCTATTGGGAGTGGGTGTTGGGGGCTGTGGAAATGGAATCCGCTGCCACAGTCTCGACGCCGTCGTGTACGCCGCAATTCGGGTTCGGCGGGTGCAACCGGCGGAGgtggttacaggtttccggttaAGCAAGCGGTGACTGCGGCCTCCCTCGCCCTCACCGGCGACACAATCGCTCAGCTTAGCAACCGTTGGAAGAAAGCTAAGGAGGGTGGTGACAATATATCTCAG GATGAACTGTGGAGCCACCTTTCAGACCATGATTGGCTACGAGCCCTTCGAATGACTTCCTATGGATTCCTTTTGTATGGTCCTGGTTCTTATGCCTGGTACCAGTCTCTTGACCACTTCCTCCCCAAACCAACGGTACAGAACCTAATGTTAAAG GTTTTACTAAACCAGATTGTGTTAGGTCCATGTGTCATTGCTGTTGTGTTTGCATGGAACAATTTATGGCAACGGAGGCTCTCTGAGCTTCCAGAAAAATACAGAAGGGATGCTCTTCCAACGTTACTTTATG GTTTTAGATTCTGGATCCCTGTCAGTGTCTTAAATTTCTG GGTGGTACCTCTTCAAACTCGAGTGGCTTTCATGTCAATGGGCTCAATATTCTGGAATTTCTATCTCTCATCAACAATGACCAAGTAA